The genomic window ATTGAAATATCGTGTTCAGCACTTTTTCCTCCATATATTAGAAAGATTTTCATTTGGTTTTCCTCCGAGTTATAACTTTTAGTCTCGTATTCTAAAACGAGTTCTCTTGAATTCAAACGTTATTGTATCATATTTTTATTGATAACAATAGGAAACATTTTTGCTAGATTTTCCTTTTATCTTTGTATTATTTTAAAATCTAAAGTCTTCTCAATCTAAAAAGATGACGTTATTTAAAAACAGTCATTCGTGTTAAGAACAATATAAACAAAAAAAGCCACTAAACAAAAGTTTATATGACTTTTTACCTATTCAAAGGTTCAAGTAAACTTTCTTCTTTGAAAGACCACTTACTTTGGTTTTTATCGTAATAAATTGTACCAATTAAATCTTTCTTTGAGAATACTTGATTCAAATCTCTCAAGCGGTCTTCAACTAAAAAAATTGGTATTTCACAGATTTGTTGCTGTACTTGTATCTGAGTAAATGAAAAAAGAACTCCTTCTCTTAACAAAGGAATCAATTGTCTAATTAGTTCTTTGGGTGCAGGCTGAATTTTAGTTTCTTTTTGAAAAAATTTCTTCTTTTCATTACACTTTAATTCTAATGATTTCGTTAGGCTATCATTTAAAAAATCGTAAAACTGTTCTAAATAGCGAAAATATATTTTTTTGAAATTATCAGTCATTGATAAGTAAATATAATTGTTTTGTAATTTATAATAAAAAGGAGAATGTAAATGGGTATGTGCATGAGCAACATATAATAATTCAGATATTTCAACAGGTGTTAATTGTCTTAATAATTCCATACTTTCAAAATCTATACACTTAAAAGCGTAACTAGAATTTCCATCTATATTATCTTTCAAATAATTACGAACTTTTTCTACACCGTGAATCATTTGAAAGCCAGTATGTGGTTCAAATTCCCCTATATCTTTTGAGGCATTCAGTAACAGAATGTTTTCAGGTATTTTTCTTATGATTTCATCGTAGTTTTTAAAGATAATGCCCTTACATAGAACAGAATTAGTTACGCCATCTAGATGAACATAAATATAATCCGAAATCACTAGATACCCCTCCTCATTCATTTTTCTTTACGTCTTATTATACTATGATTTTCTTTTTTAAACTGTATCAATTTAGTGATAGTTTCATTACAACAACATAATGGTAGCGTTCTATTACGACAATTTTGTAACAAATGTTTTTTAAAAGTTATTTTATGTCCAACTTGATAGGTAGATTAAAATTGTTGACCCGTCCTATTTTTAAAAGCCTATCTTGTCCCATAAAGGCTTTCATAAAAGTTTAAGCTTATTTTGTTCAATGTTGAATTTAGCAACTAGTAAAACAAAGTAATCAAAAGTAAGTTAACAGGCTAAAGTAAGAGTTAGACAAATTCACCGTTCAAATTTCAATCTATTTCTTCTACATCTAAACAGAAAATTTCACGTGCTTTTCTCTTCAATAAGCAGATTAATCTACATTAGCAAGTTATGCATCTCTTTTATTCCAGCTTTATCTACAACATTTGATGTATGGCTTAATATCTTCTATTTTATCCTATCAAATAATCTTTAAAAAAGCACGTGATATCAAATTTTTCTCAATTAAAAAAAGCTCTAAGACTAGAGCTTCCGATAATAATTCTGTTATTCAGCTGAGTTTGCGTCTGCCAAACCATATTTTTTGTTGAAACGATCGACACGTCCGTCTGCTTGTGTAAATTTTTGACGTCCTGTGTAGAATGGGTGTGAATCAGATGTAGTTTCAACACGGATTAATGGGTAAGTATTGCCGTCTTCCCATTCAACAGTTTCACTTGAATGTTTTGTAGAACCAGACAAAAATTTAAAACCTGTAGTAGTATCCATGAATACAACTTCTTTATAAGTTGGGTGAATTTCTTTTTTCATGCGCTCTCGCTCCTTTGCCCTGATACATTTGCTGAACCAGAGTTCTTTTTTATTTTTTATTTAACAGTAGAATACTACCACGTCTATTGCCTTATTGCAATCTATTCTCAACACTTTTAATCTTCTATTTTTTACCTACGTATATTACGAGTATTTTTTACCTGACTAAAGGTTTTTTCTGAAAAGCTCTCGAAAAATTGTTTGTTATTTTCAGAGTTACGTAAAGCTTGAATAAATTGATTTGTTAATTCTAAAGAATCCGTTACCATCGCATGACGTAGTTTCCAGATTTCATCTAAATACTCTTTATCTAAGAGTAGTTCTTCTTTTCTTGTACTTGATTTTTTGACATCAATAGCCGGGAATATACGGCGTTCTGATAATTCTCTTGATAAATGAAGTTCTGAGTTTCCCGTTCCTTTAAACTCTTCATAGATAATATCATCCATCCGACTACCTGTTTCAACTAAAGCTGTTGCCAAAATAGTCAAACTACCGCCTTCTTCGATATTTCTTGCTGCTCCAAAAAACTTCTTAGGACGATAAAGAGCTGCAGGATTGATCCCACCACTTAATGTTCTTCCACTTGCAGGGATAACCAGATTATAAGCACGAGCTAACCGAGTAATACTATCCATCAAAATAATAACATCTTGCTTGTCCTCTACTAAGCGCATCGCTCTTTCTAAAACTAGCTCAGCAACACGCACATGATTTTGAGGTTGTTGATCAAAGGTTGATGAGACAACTTCACCTTTCACGCTGCGTTCTATGTCTGTTACTTCTTCTGGACGCTCGTCGATTAACAAAACGATCAATTCAGCTTCTGGATAATTCTCAGCAATACCATTTGCAATGGCCTTTAAAAGGGTCGTTTTACCGGCTTTTGGTGGTGCAACAATTAGACCTCGTTGGCCAAAACCAACTGGAGCTACAATATCAATCATACGAGCAGATATTTTAGATTGCTCTGTTTCTAATTTAATTCGACGGTCAGGATAGAGTGGTGTTAATGCCGGAAAATGCGACCTCTCCTTAGCTTGTTCTGGATTACTTCCATTCACTTTACTCACTTGCATCAATCCGTAATATCGCTCAGAAGGCTTTGGAGGTCGAGCTTTTCCAGTCACCTTATCGCCATTTCGCAACCCAAAACGTTTAATTTGAGAAGCAGAAATATAGATGTCTTCTTTACTGGATGTATAATTAATCGGTCTTAAGAAACCAAAATCTTGTTGTGCCATGATATCTAAAAC from Carnobacterium iners includes these protein-coding regions:
- a CDS encoding type B 50S ribosomal protein L31; translation: MKKEIHPTYKEVVFMDTTTGFKFLSGSTKHSSETVEWEDGNTYPLIRVETTSDSHPFYTGRQKFTQADGRVDRFNKKYGLADANSAE
- the rho gene encoding transcription termination factor Rho, encoding MSEILTVEQLEKKTLKEIYAYAKELKIPCYSQMNKKELSLAVIRAQEEKQGFFMAEGVLDIMAQQDFGFLRPINYTSSKEDIYISASQIKRFGLRNGDKVTGKARPPKPSERYYGLMQVSKVNGSNPEQAKERSHFPALTPLYPDRRIKLETEQSKISARMIDIVAPVGFGQRGLIVAPPKAGKTTLLKAIANGIAENYPEAELIVLLIDERPEEVTDIERSVKGEVVSSTFDQQPQNHVRVAELVLERAMRLVEDKQDVIILMDSITRLARAYNLVIPASGRTLSGGINPAALYRPKKFFGAARNIEEGGSLTILATALVETGSRMDDIIYEEFKGTGNSELHLSRELSERRIFPAIDVKKSSTRKEELLLDKEYLDEIWKLRHAMVTDSLELTNQFIQALRNSENNKQFFESFSEKTFSQVKNTRNIRR